In Simkaniaceae bacterium, one DNA window encodes the following:
- a CDS encoding class I fructose-bisphosphate aldolase, translating to MSFAKIQGILKDQAEPLLSHTCKTIDKSRLHVPGPDFIERVYYHSDRNIRVLRALKDLYSHGRLANTGYLSILPVDQGIEHSAGASFAPNPDYFDPENIIKLAIEGGCNAVATTLGVLGSVARKYAHKIPFVLKINHNELLSYPEIYDQTLFASVEQAYNMGCRAVGATIYFGSENSRRQIIEVSRAFEHAHSLGMATILWCYLRNAHFKTAETDFHTAADLTGQANHLGVTIEADIIKQKLPTNNGGFKMLKFGKKNEKMYTELSSDHPIDLTRYQVANCYMGRMGLINSGGPSGKNDLQDAVMTAVINKRAGGCGLISGRKAFQRPMNEGVELLNAIQDVYLAKEISLA from the coding sequence ATGTCTTTTGCTAAAATTCAGGGGATTCTAAAAGATCAAGCAGAACCATTATTAAGCCATACCTGTAAAACCATTGATAAATCGCGTCTTCATGTTCCGGGTCCTGATTTTATTGAAAGAGTTTATTATCATTCAGATCGCAATATCCGTGTTCTCAGAGCCCTTAAAGATCTCTACAGTCATGGGCGTTTAGCGAATACGGGCTATCTCTCCATTCTGCCTGTCGATCAAGGCATTGAGCATTCAGCCGGTGCTTCTTTTGCTCCTAATCCCGATTATTTTGACCCCGAAAATATTATCAAGCTCGCCATTGAGGGGGGGTGTAATGCCGTTGCAACCACTCTTGGAGTGCTTGGGTCTGTGGCTCGCAAATATGCTCATAAGATCCCTTTTGTACTCAAAATTAATCACAATGAACTTTTGAGCTATCCGGAAATTTATGATCAAACGCTTTTTGCTTCTGTAGAGCAAGCTTATAACATGGGTTGCCGCGCCGTTGGTGCAACGATCTATTTTGGCTCTGAAAACTCACGTCGACAAATTATCGAAGTCTCTAGAGCCTTTGAACATGCCCATAGTCTGGGAATGGCAACTATTTTATGGTGCTATTTGAGAAATGCGCATTTTAAAACGGCAGAAACGGATTTCCATACGGCAGCGGATTTAACGGGACAAGCAAATCACCTCGGTGTGACGATAGAGGCAGATATTATTAAGCAAAAACTCCCCACAAACAATGGCGGATTTAAAATGCTTAAATTCGGTAAGAAAAATGAAAAAATGTACACCGAGCTCTCTTCTGATCACCCCATTGATCTCACGCGTTATCAAGTTGCTAACTGTTACATGGGTCGAATGGGATTAATTAACTCAGGTGGACCTTCAGGAAAAAATGATCTCCAAGACGCTGTCATGACTGCTGTTATCAATAAAAGAGCCGGGGGATGCGGACTCATTTCAGGCCGAAAAGCCTTTCAGCGCCCTATGAACGAAGGTGTTGAACTTCTCAATGCAATACAAGATGTTTACCTTGCTAAAGAGATCTCTTTAGCATAA
- a CDS encoding S41 family peptidase, with translation MADGISKTSSGDASGASFLASEGKTEHSALDTVFRRVIAEPSSLEAKRGLESLAKSLSEDHVIEYTDRLTDEELNIFLSITKPMTAPLIRTVVDGVIFGIKHLYIDEGPANAMAERIKNEYDRGKYSSGCESPIALKRAILKDLKEICPDKHLDIRYVSKLDDTYSLFSRLEMPSSEKLQEIDEEYIEYHREGNWGISNVRIFDENNVGYIKFDKFPPAHFEEMKGAIDAAMRTVAGTKALIIDLRDHEGGDPKTVALVASYLFDKPLPDHLCKFYERYSGRESVTDINPIEHPTRFGGSKPIICITSEKTFSAGEELTYDLQALGRATIIGEKTKGGANPTRPFLIEGTQFEVMIPHIRAISPYTSTNWEGVGVEPDIIAPYEDSLNIAKKKAIELSSTL, from the coding sequence ATGGCAGATGGAATTTCAAAGACATCTAGCGGAGATGCTAGTGGGGCATCATTCTTAGCATCTGAAGGAAAAACAGAGCATTCTGCTTTAGATACGGTATTTCGAAGGGTAATAGCTGAGCCCTCTTCTCTCGAAGCTAAAAGAGGACTTGAATCTCTTGCAAAAAGTTTAAGTGAAGACCATGTCATAGAATACACGGATCGTCTCACCGACGAAGAGCTCAATATTTTCTTATCTATAACAAAACCTATGACAGCCCCACTGATTAGAACTGTGGTGGATGGAGTTATTTTTGGAATAAAGCATCTATACATTGATGAGGGACCCGCTAATGCAATGGCGGAGCGTATCAAAAATGAATATGATAGAGGTAAGTATAGTAGTGGATGTGAAAGCCCCATTGCCCTAAAAAGAGCGATTCTTAAAGATCTGAAGGAAATTTGCCCGGATAAACATTTAGATATTCGATACGTTTCTAAATTAGATGATACATATAGTTTGTTTTCAAGACTTGAGATGCCTAGTTCGGAAAAATTGCAAGAAATAGATGAAGAATATATTGAGTATCACCGAGAGGGAAATTGGGGTATCTCAAACGTGCGGATTTTTGATGAAAATAATGTAGGTTATATCAAGTTTGATAAATTCCCTCCTGCTCATTTTGAAGAAATGAAAGGAGCCATTGATGCGGCCATGCGGACTGTTGCAGGTACAAAAGCGCTTATTATTGACCTGAGAGATCACGAAGGAGGCGATCCTAAAACAGTTGCTCTTGTGGCAAGTTATTTATTTGATAAACCTCTTCCTGATCATTTATGTAAATTTTATGAAAGATATTCTGGTAGAGAAAGTGTTACAGATATAAATCCAATAGAGCATCCTACTCGATTTGGAGGGAGTAAACCTATTATTTGCATAACCAGTGAAAAAACATTCTCTGCAGGAGAAGAGTTGACCTATGATCTACAAGCTTTAGGAAGAGCAACGATTATCGGAGAAAAAACAAAAGGAGGAGCAAATCCTACAAGGCCTTTTCTGATAGAAGGCACTCAATTTGAAGTAATGATTCCACATATAAGAGCAATCAGTCCTTATACGAGCACAAATTGGGAAGGTGTAGGAGTCGAACCGGATATTATTGCTCCATATGAAGATTCGCTCAATATTGCAAAAAAAAAGGCAATTGAACTTAGCTCGACTTTGTAA